The Ictidomys tridecemlineatus isolate mIctTri1 chromosome 6, mIctTri1.hap1, whole genome shotgun sequence genome includes a region encoding these proteins:
- the Rapgef3 gene encoding rap guanine nucleotide exchange factor 3 isoform X2, whose protein sequence is MKVGLPGESRWQVGPAVEDNLALGAPQVGGLPDLVPEGTLLNMVLKRMHRPRSCSYQLLLEHQRPSRIQGLRWTPLTNSEESLDFSVSLEQASTERVLRAGKHLHRHLLATCPTLIRDRKYHLRLYRQCCSGRELVDWVLALGLGVHSRSQAVGICQVLLDEGALCHVKHDWTFQDRDAQFYRFPGPEPEPTGAHEMEEELVEAMALLSQRGPDALLTVALRKPPGQRTDEELELIFEELLHIKAVAHLSNSVKRELAAVLLFEPHSKAGTVLFSQGDKGTSWYIIWKGSVNVVTHGKGLVTTLHEGDDFGQLALVNDAPRAATIILREDNCHFLRVDKQDFNRIVKDVEAKTMRLEEHGKVVLVLERTSQGTGPSRPPTPGRNRYTVMSGTPEKILELLLEAMRPDSSAHDPTETFLSDFLLTHSVFMPSAQLCAALLHHFHVEPAEPAGGSEQERSTYICNKRQQILRLVSQWVALYGPMLHTDPVATSFLQKLSDLVSRDARLSNLLREQWPERRRHHRLENGCGNASPMMKARNMPAWLPSQEEPLPSSNCAIRAGDKVPYDICRPDHSVLTLQLPVTASVREVMAALAQKDGWTKGQVLVKVNSAGGSEERPMRSPVCSALGSTALWWPPDAVGLQPDARGVATSLGLNERLFVVDPQEVHELTPHPEQLGPTVGSAEGLESVSAKDLAGQLTDHDWNLFNSIHQVELIHYVLGPQHLRDVTTANLERFMRRFNELQYWVATELCLCPVPSLRAQLLRKFIKLAAHLKEQKNLNSFFAIMFGLSNSAISRLAHTWERLPHKVRKLYSALERLLDPSWNHRVYRLALTKLSPPVIPFMPLLLKDMTFIHEGNHTLVENLINFEKMRMMARAVRMLHHCRSHSTVPLSPLRSRVSHFHEDSQASRISTCSEQSLSTRSPASTWAYVQQLKVIDNQRELSRLSRELEP, encoded by the exons ATGAAG GTGGGCTTGCCAGGTGAGAGCCGCTGGCAGGTGGGCCCCGCTGTGGAGGATAACCTGGCTCTGGGAGCACCGCAAGTTGGGGGCCTCCCTGACTTGGTGCCAGAGGGGACACTGCTCAACATGGTGCTGAAGAGGATGCATCGACCCAGAAGCTGCTCCTACCAGCTGCTGCTTGAGCACCAGCGCCCCAGCCGCATCCAGGGGCTTCGATGG ACGCCGCTCACCAACAGCGAGGAGTCCCTGGATTTCAGTGTGAGCCTGGAGCAG GCTTCCACAGAGCGGGTGCTCCGGGCTGGAAAGCACCTGCACCGACATCTCCTGGCCACCTGCCCGACCCTCATCCGTGACCGGAAGTATCATCTCAGGCTCTACCG GCAGTGCTGTTCTGGTCGGGAGCTGGTGGACTGGGTCTTGGCCCTGGGGCTTGGGGTCCACTCTCGGAGCCAGGCTGTGGGCATCTGCCAGGTGCTGCTGGATGAAGGTGCCCTCTGCCATG TGAAACACGACTGGACCTTCCAGGACCGAGATGCCCAGTTTTACCGGTTCCCTGGGCCAGAGCCGGAGCCCACAGGAGCTCATGAGATGGAGGAGGAGTTGGTGGAGGCCATGGCGCTGCTCTCCCAGCGGGGGCCCGATGCCCTGCTCACTGTAGCACTTCGAAAGCC CCCAGGTCAGCGCACAGATGAGGAGTTAGAACTTATCTTCGAGGAGCTCCTGCACATCAAGGCCGTGGCCCACCTCTCCAACTCG GTGAAGCGGGAATTAGCAGCAGTTCTGCTCTTTGAACCACATAGCAAGGCAGGCACTGTGT TGTTCAGCCAGGGGGACAAAGGCACCTCATGGTACATTATCTGGAAGGGGTCTGTCAACGTGGTGACCCATGGCAAG GGGCTGGTGACCACACTGCATGAGGGAGATGACTTTGGACAGTTGGCTCTGGTGAATGATGCACCCCGGGCGGCCACCATCATCCTGAGAGAAGATAACTGTCACTTTCTACGTGTGGACAAGCAGGATTTCAACCGCATTGTCAAG GATGTGGAAGCAAAGACCATGAGACTGGAAGAACACGGCAAAGTGGTGTTGGTGTTGGAGAGAACCTCTCAGGGCACTGGCCCTTCTCGCCCCCCGACCCCTGGCAGGAACCG GTACACAGTGATGTCTGGCACCCCAGAGAAGATCCTAGAACTTCTCTTAGAAGCCATGCGGCCGGATTCCAGTGCTCATGACCCAACAG AGACATTCCTCAGTGACTTCCTCCTGACCCACAGCGTCTTCATGCCCAGTGCCCAGCTCTGCGCTGCCCTCCTGCACCA CTTCCACGTGGAGCCCGCAGAGCCTGCGGGAGGCAGCGAGCAGGAGCGCAGCACTTACATCTGCAATAAGAGGCAGCAGATTCTGCGTCTAGTCAGCCAGTGGGTGGCCCTCTATGGCCCCATGCTCCACACAGACCCTGTGGCCACCAGCTTCCTCCAG AAACTCTCAGACCTGGTGAGCAGGGACGCCCGACTTAGCAACCTGCTGAGGGAGCAGTGGCCAGAGAGGCGGCGACACCACAG GTTGGAAAATGGCTGTGGGAACGCTTCTCCTATGATGAAG GCTCGGAATATGCCTGCTTGGCTCCCCAGCCAGGAAGAGCCGCTCCCCAGTAGCAACTGTGCCATTCGAGCTGGGGACAAAG TCCCCTATGACATCTGCCGCCCGGACCATTCCGTGCTGACCCTGCAGCTACCTGTGACAGCCTCTGTGAGAGAGGTGATGGCAGCATTGGCCCAGAAGGACGGCTGGACCAAGGGGCAGGTGCTGGTGAAGGTCAATTCTGCAGGTG GAAGTGAGGAAAGACCAATGAGGTCACCTGTGTGCTCTGCTCTGGGAAGCACTGCCCTCTGGTGGCCACCTG ATGCTGTTGGCCTGCAGCCAGATGCCCGTGGTGTGGCCACATCCCTGGGGCTCAACGAGCGGCTCTTTGTTGTCGACCCACAGGAAGTGCATGAGCTG ACCCCACACCCAGAGCAGCTGGGACCCACTGTGGGCTCTGCTGAGGGGCTGGAGTCAGTGAGCGCCAAGGACCTGGCAGGCCAGCTGACAGACCACGATTGGAACCTCTTCAACAGTATCCACCAG GTGGAGCTGATCCACTATGTACTGGGCCCCCAGCATCTGCGGGATGTCACCACTGCCAACCTGGAGCGCTTCATGCGCCGCTTCAATGAGCTGCAGTACTGGGTGGCTACGGAGCTCTGTCTCTGTCCTGTGCCCAGCCTGAGagcccagctgctcaggaagttTATCAAGCTGGCGGCTCA CCTCAAGGAGCAAAAGAATCTCAATTCCTTCTTTGCCATCATGTTTGGCCTTAGCAACTCAGCCATCAGTCGCCTGGCCCACACCTGGGAG CGACTGCCCCACAAAGTCCGGAAGTTATACTCAGCCCTGGAGAGGCTGCTG GACCCTTCGTGGAACCACCGAGTGTATCGACTGGCCCTCACCAAGCTCTCCCCTCCCGTCATCCCCTTCATGCCCCTTCTCCTCAAAG ACATGACCTTCATCCACGAGGGGAACCATACACTAGTGGAGAATCTCATCAACTTTGAGAAGATG AGAATGATGGCCAGAGCTGTGAGGATGCTGCACCACTGCCGAAGCCACAGCACTG TGCCTCTCTCACCACTCAGAAGCCGAGTGTCCCACTTTCACGAGGACAGCCAGGCATCGAGGATTTCCACAT GCTCGGAGCAGTCCCTGAGCACCCGGAGTCCAGCCAGCACCTGGGCTTATGTCCAGCAGCTGAAGGTCATCGACAACCAGCGTGAACTCTCCCGCCTCTCCCGGGAGCTGGAGCCGTga
- the Rapgef3 gene encoding rap guanine nucleotide exchange factor 3 isoform X3: MKVGLPGESRWQVGPAVEDNLALGAPQVGGLPDLVPEGTLLNMVLKRMHRPRSCSYQLLLEHQRPSRIQGLRWTPLTNSEESLDFSVSLEQASTERVLRAGKHLHRHLLATCPTLIRDRKYHLRLYRQCCSGRELVDWVLALGLGVHSRSQAVGICQVLLDEGALCHVKHDWTFQDRDAQFYRFPGPEPEPTGAHEMEEELVEAMALLSQRGPDALLTVALRKPPGQRTDEELELIFEELLHIKAVAHLSNSVKRELAAVLLFEPHSKAGTVLFSQGDKGTSWYIIWKGSVNVVTHGKGLVTTLHEGDDFGQLALVNDAPRAATIILREDNCHFLRVDKQDFNRIVKDVEAKTMRLEEHGKVVLVLERTSQGTGPSRPPTPGRNRYTVMSGTPEKILELLLEAMRPDSSAHDPTETFLSDFLLTHSVFMPSAQLCAALLHHFHVEPAEPAGGSEQERSTYICNKRQQILRLVSQWVALYGPMLHTDPVATSFLQKLSDLVSRDARLSNLLREQWPERRRHHRLENGCGNASPMMKARNMPAWLPSQEEPLPSSNCAIRAGDKVPYDICRPDHSVLTLQLPVTASVREVMAALAQKDGWTKGQVLVKVNSAGDAVGLQPDARGVATSLGLNERLFVVDPQEVHELTPHPEQLGPTVGSAEGLESVSAKDLAGQLTDHDWNLFNSIHQVELIHYVLGPQHLRDVTTANLERFMRRFNELQYWVATELCLCPVPSLRAQLLRKFIKLAAHLKEQKNLNSFFAIMFGLSNSAISRLAHTWERLPHKVRKLYSALERLLDPSWNHRVYRLALTKLSPPVIPFMPLLLKGGERSLGTQKQNHPFADMTFIHEGNHTLVENLINFEKMRMMARAVRMLHHCRSHSTVPLSPLRSRVSHFHEDSQASRISTCSEQSLSTRSPASTWAYVQQLKVIDNQRELSRLSRELEP, translated from the exons ATGAAG GTGGGCTTGCCAGGTGAGAGCCGCTGGCAGGTGGGCCCCGCTGTGGAGGATAACCTGGCTCTGGGAGCACCGCAAGTTGGGGGCCTCCCTGACTTGGTGCCAGAGGGGACACTGCTCAACATGGTGCTGAAGAGGATGCATCGACCCAGAAGCTGCTCCTACCAGCTGCTGCTTGAGCACCAGCGCCCCAGCCGCATCCAGGGGCTTCGATGG ACGCCGCTCACCAACAGCGAGGAGTCCCTGGATTTCAGTGTGAGCCTGGAGCAG GCTTCCACAGAGCGGGTGCTCCGGGCTGGAAAGCACCTGCACCGACATCTCCTGGCCACCTGCCCGACCCTCATCCGTGACCGGAAGTATCATCTCAGGCTCTACCG GCAGTGCTGTTCTGGTCGGGAGCTGGTGGACTGGGTCTTGGCCCTGGGGCTTGGGGTCCACTCTCGGAGCCAGGCTGTGGGCATCTGCCAGGTGCTGCTGGATGAAGGTGCCCTCTGCCATG TGAAACACGACTGGACCTTCCAGGACCGAGATGCCCAGTTTTACCGGTTCCCTGGGCCAGAGCCGGAGCCCACAGGAGCTCATGAGATGGAGGAGGAGTTGGTGGAGGCCATGGCGCTGCTCTCCCAGCGGGGGCCCGATGCCCTGCTCACTGTAGCACTTCGAAAGCC CCCAGGTCAGCGCACAGATGAGGAGTTAGAACTTATCTTCGAGGAGCTCCTGCACATCAAGGCCGTGGCCCACCTCTCCAACTCG GTGAAGCGGGAATTAGCAGCAGTTCTGCTCTTTGAACCACATAGCAAGGCAGGCACTGTGT TGTTCAGCCAGGGGGACAAAGGCACCTCATGGTACATTATCTGGAAGGGGTCTGTCAACGTGGTGACCCATGGCAAG GGGCTGGTGACCACACTGCATGAGGGAGATGACTTTGGACAGTTGGCTCTGGTGAATGATGCACCCCGGGCGGCCACCATCATCCTGAGAGAAGATAACTGTCACTTTCTACGTGTGGACAAGCAGGATTTCAACCGCATTGTCAAG GATGTGGAAGCAAAGACCATGAGACTGGAAGAACACGGCAAAGTGGTGTTGGTGTTGGAGAGAACCTCTCAGGGCACTGGCCCTTCTCGCCCCCCGACCCCTGGCAGGAACCG GTACACAGTGATGTCTGGCACCCCAGAGAAGATCCTAGAACTTCTCTTAGAAGCCATGCGGCCGGATTCCAGTGCTCATGACCCAACAG AGACATTCCTCAGTGACTTCCTCCTGACCCACAGCGTCTTCATGCCCAGTGCCCAGCTCTGCGCTGCCCTCCTGCACCA CTTCCACGTGGAGCCCGCAGAGCCTGCGGGAGGCAGCGAGCAGGAGCGCAGCACTTACATCTGCAATAAGAGGCAGCAGATTCTGCGTCTAGTCAGCCAGTGGGTGGCCCTCTATGGCCCCATGCTCCACACAGACCCTGTGGCCACCAGCTTCCTCCAG AAACTCTCAGACCTGGTGAGCAGGGACGCCCGACTTAGCAACCTGCTGAGGGAGCAGTGGCCAGAGAGGCGGCGACACCACAG GTTGGAAAATGGCTGTGGGAACGCTTCTCCTATGATGAAG GCTCGGAATATGCCTGCTTGGCTCCCCAGCCAGGAAGAGCCGCTCCCCAGTAGCAACTGTGCCATTCGAGCTGGGGACAAAG TCCCCTATGACATCTGCCGCCCGGACCATTCCGTGCTGACCCTGCAGCTACCTGTGACAGCCTCTGTGAGAGAGGTGATGGCAGCATTGGCCCAGAAGGACGGCTGGACCAAGGGGCAGGTGCTGGTGAAGGTCAATTCTGCAGGTG ATGCTGTTGGCCTGCAGCCAGATGCCCGTGGTGTGGCCACATCCCTGGGGCTCAACGAGCGGCTCTTTGTTGTCGACCCACAGGAAGTGCATGAGCTG ACCCCACACCCAGAGCAGCTGGGACCCACTGTGGGCTCTGCTGAGGGGCTGGAGTCAGTGAGCGCCAAGGACCTGGCAGGCCAGCTGACAGACCACGATTGGAACCTCTTCAACAGTATCCACCAG GTGGAGCTGATCCACTATGTACTGGGCCCCCAGCATCTGCGGGATGTCACCACTGCCAACCTGGAGCGCTTCATGCGCCGCTTCAATGAGCTGCAGTACTGGGTGGCTACGGAGCTCTGTCTCTGTCCTGTGCCCAGCCTGAGagcccagctgctcaggaagttTATCAAGCTGGCGGCTCA CCTCAAGGAGCAAAAGAATCTCAATTCCTTCTTTGCCATCATGTTTGGCCTTAGCAACTCAGCCATCAGTCGCCTGGCCCACACCTGGGAG CGACTGCCCCACAAAGTCCGGAAGTTATACTCAGCCCTGGAGAGGCTGCTG GACCCTTCGTGGAACCACCGAGTGTATCGACTGGCCCTCACCAAGCTCTCCCCTCCCGTCATCCCCTTCATGCCCCTTCTCCTCAAAG GAGGGGAACGGAGTCTGGGAACCCAGAAGCAAAACCATCCCTTTGCAGACATGACCTTCATCCACGAGGGGAACCATACACTAGTGGAGAATCTCATCAACTTTGAGAAGATG AGAATGATGGCCAGAGCTGTGAGGATGCTGCACCACTGCCGAAGCCACAGCACTG TGCCTCTCTCACCACTCAGAAGCCGAGTGTCCCACTTTCACGAGGACAGCCAGGCATCGAGGATTTCCACAT GCTCGGAGCAGTCCCTGAGCACCCGGAGTCCAGCCAGCACCTGGGCTTATGTCCAGCAGCTGAAGGTCATCGACAACCAGCGTGAACTCTCCCGCCTCTCCCGGGAGCTGGAGCCGTga
- the Rapgef3 gene encoding rap guanine nucleotide exchange factor 3 isoform X1 has product MKVGLPGESRWQVGPAVEDNLALGAPQVGGLPDLVPEGTLLNMVLKRMHRPRSCSYQLLLEHQRPSRIQGLRWTPLTNSEESLDFSVSLEQASTERVLRAGKHLHRHLLATCPTLIRDRKYHLRLYRQCCSGRELVDWVLALGLGVHSRSQAVGICQVLLDEGALCHVKHDWTFQDRDAQFYRFPGPEPEPTGAHEMEEELVEAMALLSQRGPDALLTVALRKPPGQRTDEELELIFEELLHIKAVAHLSNSVKRELAAVLLFEPHSKAGTVLFSQGDKGTSWYIIWKGSVNVVTHGKGLVTTLHEGDDFGQLALVNDAPRAATIILREDNCHFLRVDKQDFNRIVKDVEAKTMRLEEHGKVVLVLERTSQGTGPSRPPTPGRNRYTVMSGTPEKILELLLEAMRPDSSAHDPTETFLSDFLLTHSVFMPSAQLCAALLHHFHVEPAEPAGGSEQERSTYICNKRQQILRLVSQWVALYGPMLHTDPVATSFLQKLSDLVSRDARLSNLLREQWPERRRHHRLENGCGNASPMMKARNMPAWLPSQEEPLPSSNCAIRAGDKVPYDICRPDHSVLTLQLPVTASVREVMAALAQKDGWTKGQVLVKVNSAGGSEERPMRSPVCSALGSTALWWPPDAVGLQPDARGVATSLGLNERLFVVDPQEVHELTPHPEQLGPTVGSAEGLESVSAKDLAGQLTDHDWNLFNSIHQVELIHYVLGPQHLRDVTTANLERFMRRFNELQYWVATELCLCPVPSLRAQLLRKFIKLAAHLKEQKNLNSFFAIMFGLSNSAISRLAHTWERLPHKVRKLYSALERLLDPSWNHRVYRLALTKLSPPVIPFMPLLLKGGERSLGTQKQNHPFADMTFIHEGNHTLVENLINFEKMRMMARAVRMLHHCRSHSTVPLSPLRSRVSHFHEDSQASRISTCSEQSLSTRSPASTWAYVQQLKVIDNQRELSRLSRELEP; this is encoded by the exons ATGAAG GTGGGCTTGCCAGGTGAGAGCCGCTGGCAGGTGGGCCCCGCTGTGGAGGATAACCTGGCTCTGGGAGCACCGCAAGTTGGGGGCCTCCCTGACTTGGTGCCAGAGGGGACACTGCTCAACATGGTGCTGAAGAGGATGCATCGACCCAGAAGCTGCTCCTACCAGCTGCTGCTTGAGCACCAGCGCCCCAGCCGCATCCAGGGGCTTCGATGG ACGCCGCTCACCAACAGCGAGGAGTCCCTGGATTTCAGTGTGAGCCTGGAGCAG GCTTCCACAGAGCGGGTGCTCCGGGCTGGAAAGCACCTGCACCGACATCTCCTGGCCACCTGCCCGACCCTCATCCGTGACCGGAAGTATCATCTCAGGCTCTACCG GCAGTGCTGTTCTGGTCGGGAGCTGGTGGACTGGGTCTTGGCCCTGGGGCTTGGGGTCCACTCTCGGAGCCAGGCTGTGGGCATCTGCCAGGTGCTGCTGGATGAAGGTGCCCTCTGCCATG TGAAACACGACTGGACCTTCCAGGACCGAGATGCCCAGTTTTACCGGTTCCCTGGGCCAGAGCCGGAGCCCACAGGAGCTCATGAGATGGAGGAGGAGTTGGTGGAGGCCATGGCGCTGCTCTCCCAGCGGGGGCCCGATGCCCTGCTCACTGTAGCACTTCGAAAGCC CCCAGGTCAGCGCACAGATGAGGAGTTAGAACTTATCTTCGAGGAGCTCCTGCACATCAAGGCCGTGGCCCACCTCTCCAACTCG GTGAAGCGGGAATTAGCAGCAGTTCTGCTCTTTGAACCACATAGCAAGGCAGGCACTGTGT TGTTCAGCCAGGGGGACAAAGGCACCTCATGGTACATTATCTGGAAGGGGTCTGTCAACGTGGTGACCCATGGCAAG GGGCTGGTGACCACACTGCATGAGGGAGATGACTTTGGACAGTTGGCTCTGGTGAATGATGCACCCCGGGCGGCCACCATCATCCTGAGAGAAGATAACTGTCACTTTCTACGTGTGGACAAGCAGGATTTCAACCGCATTGTCAAG GATGTGGAAGCAAAGACCATGAGACTGGAAGAACACGGCAAAGTGGTGTTGGTGTTGGAGAGAACCTCTCAGGGCACTGGCCCTTCTCGCCCCCCGACCCCTGGCAGGAACCG GTACACAGTGATGTCTGGCACCCCAGAGAAGATCCTAGAACTTCTCTTAGAAGCCATGCGGCCGGATTCCAGTGCTCATGACCCAACAG AGACATTCCTCAGTGACTTCCTCCTGACCCACAGCGTCTTCATGCCCAGTGCCCAGCTCTGCGCTGCCCTCCTGCACCA CTTCCACGTGGAGCCCGCAGAGCCTGCGGGAGGCAGCGAGCAGGAGCGCAGCACTTACATCTGCAATAAGAGGCAGCAGATTCTGCGTCTAGTCAGCCAGTGGGTGGCCCTCTATGGCCCCATGCTCCACACAGACCCTGTGGCCACCAGCTTCCTCCAG AAACTCTCAGACCTGGTGAGCAGGGACGCCCGACTTAGCAACCTGCTGAGGGAGCAGTGGCCAGAGAGGCGGCGACACCACAG GTTGGAAAATGGCTGTGGGAACGCTTCTCCTATGATGAAG GCTCGGAATATGCCTGCTTGGCTCCCCAGCCAGGAAGAGCCGCTCCCCAGTAGCAACTGTGCCATTCGAGCTGGGGACAAAG TCCCCTATGACATCTGCCGCCCGGACCATTCCGTGCTGACCCTGCAGCTACCTGTGACAGCCTCTGTGAGAGAGGTGATGGCAGCATTGGCCCAGAAGGACGGCTGGACCAAGGGGCAGGTGCTGGTGAAGGTCAATTCTGCAGGTG GAAGTGAGGAAAGACCAATGAGGTCACCTGTGTGCTCTGCTCTGGGAAGCACTGCCCTCTGGTGGCCACCTG ATGCTGTTGGCCTGCAGCCAGATGCCCGTGGTGTGGCCACATCCCTGGGGCTCAACGAGCGGCTCTTTGTTGTCGACCCACAGGAAGTGCATGAGCTG ACCCCACACCCAGAGCAGCTGGGACCCACTGTGGGCTCTGCTGAGGGGCTGGAGTCAGTGAGCGCCAAGGACCTGGCAGGCCAGCTGACAGACCACGATTGGAACCTCTTCAACAGTATCCACCAG GTGGAGCTGATCCACTATGTACTGGGCCCCCAGCATCTGCGGGATGTCACCACTGCCAACCTGGAGCGCTTCATGCGCCGCTTCAATGAGCTGCAGTACTGGGTGGCTACGGAGCTCTGTCTCTGTCCTGTGCCCAGCCTGAGagcccagctgctcaggaagttTATCAAGCTGGCGGCTCA CCTCAAGGAGCAAAAGAATCTCAATTCCTTCTTTGCCATCATGTTTGGCCTTAGCAACTCAGCCATCAGTCGCCTGGCCCACACCTGGGAG CGACTGCCCCACAAAGTCCGGAAGTTATACTCAGCCCTGGAGAGGCTGCTG GACCCTTCGTGGAACCACCGAGTGTATCGACTGGCCCTCACCAAGCTCTCCCCTCCCGTCATCCCCTTCATGCCCCTTCTCCTCAAAG GAGGGGAACGGAGTCTGGGAACCCAGAAGCAAAACCATCCCTTTGCAGACATGACCTTCATCCACGAGGGGAACCATACACTAGTGGAGAATCTCATCAACTTTGAGAAGATG AGAATGATGGCCAGAGCTGTGAGGATGCTGCACCACTGCCGAAGCCACAGCACTG TGCCTCTCTCACCACTCAGAAGCCGAGTGTCCCACTTTCACGAGGACAGCCAGGCATCGAGGATTTCCACAT GCTCGGAGCAGTCCCTGAGCACCCGGAGTCCAGCCAGCACCTGGGCTTATGTCCAGCAGCTGAAGGTCATCGACAACCAGCGTGAACTCTCCCGCCTCTCCCGGGAGCTGGAGCCGTga